The Winslowiella toletana region CGATGAAAACCGCCAATCTGCTGGTGGGCAACGCGCAGGATAGTGCGGTACTGGAGATTACGCTGGGGCAGTTCAGCGCCGAATTTGGCCGTGACGGCTGGATTGCGCTGACCGGTGCCGGATGTCACGCCAGTATTGATGGCAAGCCGGTGTGGACCGGCTGGCGTACGGCGGTTAAAGCCGGGCAAACGCTGACGCTGGCGAAGCCGGTACACGGCATGCGCAGTTATCTGGCGCTGGACGGTGGCTTTGATATCCCGCCGCTGCTTGGCTCAGTCAGTACCGATCTGAAAGCCGGTTTTGGCGGTCAGCACGGGCGTCGGGTTGAAGATGGTGATCAGTTGCCGCTGGGTCAGCCTACTGACCGCTTTCGCAAAGCGGCCGGCGTGCGTCAGCTGCTGTGGGGCAATCGCCTGCGCGCGTTGCCAGGACCTGAGTATCACGAATTCAGCCGTGAATCTCAGGAAGCCTTCTGGCGCACCTCATGGAAGCTAAGCCCGCAAAGTAACCGTATGGGTTACCGCTTGCAGGGGCGTATCCTGGCGCGTGACAGCGATCGTGAGCTGCTGTCGCACGGCCTGCTACCGGGGGTGATTCAGGTTCCGCCAAATGGTCAGCCGATTGTGCTGATGTCTGACGCGCAAACCACCGGGGGCTACCCGCGCATTGCCTGCGTTATCGAAGCCGATCTCTATCATCTGGCGCAAATTCGCCTCGGTGAGCCGATCCATTTTGTGCACTGCACGCTGGATGAAGCGCTGAAAGCCAAACAGCAGCAGCAGCGGGCAATCGACCAGATGGTGTGGGGATTAGAAGATGAAAATTGATCTTAACGCCGATCTGGGCGAGGGCAGCGGCAGCGACCAACAGCTGTTGCAGCTGGTCACCTCCGCTAATATCGCCTGCGGTTTTCATGCCGGCGATGCGCAAACCATGTTGCAGTCAGTTCGTTGGGCGCTGGAGTCTGGAGTAGCGATTGGCGCACACCCAAGCTTTCCCGATCGGGAAAACTTTGGTCGCACCGCGATGCAGCTGCCGCCAGAGACGGTATACGCCCAGGTGGTGTACCAGATTGGGGCACTGAAAGCGATAGTTGAGAGTGAAGGCGGCAAGCTGGTTCACGTCAAGCCGCACGGTATGCTGTATAACCAGGCGGCAGTCGATAGCCAACTGGCGGACGCCATTGCCCGCGCGGTTCAAGCGGTCGATCCTTCACTGATTCTGGTCGGGCTGGCAAACAGCGAACTGATCGGTGCCGCTGAGCGACTGGGGCTGGTGGCGCGTCAGGAAGTGTTCGCCGACCGTGGCTACCAGGCCGACGGCACGCTGGTGCCGCGCAGCCAGCCCGGCGCGATAATTGAAAGCGAGCAGCAGGCCATTGAGCAGACGCTGAACATGGTACAGCACGGAAAAGTGTTGAGCATCAGCGGTGAGGAGGTGGCGGTGCGGGCAGACAGCGTTTGCCTGCATGGTGACGGTGCCCATGCGCTGGTCTTCGCTCGTCGGCTGCGCGCAGCCTTTGCTGAACAGCACATCAGCGTAACCAGCCAACAATAATTATTCTGCTGTATTTTCTCCGGCTATCAGGCCGGAGAGTTTTATTACTCCCTGGAGAGTCATCATGGAAACTGCTGTTAATCTCTGGCCGTTGATTGGTATCGCGGCGATCATTATCGGCTTCTTATTACGCTTTAACCCGGTACTGGTGGTGATTGCTTCCGGTCTTATTACCGGTATTGCCGCCAATATGCCAATTGATACCATTCTGGAAAAGTTGGGATCCGGCTTTCTTAACACCCGTAATCTGGCGTTAATCCTGCTGCTGCCGCTGGCGGTAATTGGTCTGGTCGAGCGTCATGGCCTGAAAGAGCGGGCGCAAGGTTGGATTGCCCATATCAAAAGCGCTACCGCCGGTCGCCTGCTGATTGTCTACCTGTTTGTACGTGAAGCCACTGCGGCGCTGGGCTTAACCAGCCTTGGCGGCCATCCACAAATGGTGCGTCCGCTGCTGGCACCGATGGCCGAAGGCGCAGCTCAAAGCCGCTATGGCGAGTTACCGCCGCAGGTGCGCTACCGTTTGCGTGCCATGTCGGCGGCGACCGATAACGTCGGCCTGTTCTTTGGCGAGGATATCTTTGTAGCTTTTGGTGCCATCATCTTTATGCATAACTTTATGCTGGAGTCCGGCGGGATTCAAACCGAGCCGCTGCATATTGCACTGTGGGGCATTCCGACCGCCATCTGCGCGTTTATCATTCATGCCGTCCGCTTACACCGGCTGGATAAAACCCTCGCCGCTGAACTGGCGTCGCTGAATGCACAAGCGCAGCAAGCGAAAGGAGATCGCTAATGTTCCAGCAACAATATCTTTTCTGGCTGGCAGGGGTGATCCTGCTGATCGTGGCGATCATGTCCTGGCGCGACAAGGCGAATCCACGTCGCCTGACAACCGGACTGTTCTGGGGGCTGTATGGCCTGGTATTTTTGATCGGTGACTGGGCCTATTCGCTGATGAATCAGTTTGCCGGTTCCGCTGCGGAAGGCCAGCGCTGGCTGAATATCACCGTTGGCGTGCTGGTGGTGATTATGGCGCTGGTTGCTGGTCTGGGCGGCGTTAAACTTGGGCGCTATCACCAACGAACGGATGAACAGCGTAAAGAGAGCGCCAGCCGCCTCGGCAATAAACTGTTTCTGCCGGCACTCTCTATTCCGATAGTCACTGTGGTGGGCGTGCTGTCGTTTAACTACATTCCCGGTTTAAAAGAGGCGTTTTTTGGGGAAGGTAATCACTCAACGCTGATTACACTGTTCTCGATGGCCGTTGGCTGTATTGTCGGCTGGCTGGTGGCGATGAAACTGACGCGCGAAGCGCCGGCTCAGTCACTACAGGAAGCGCGCCGCCTGCTCGACTCCATTGGCTGGGCATTTATTCTGCCGCAAATCCTCGCCACTCTTGGCCTGCTGTTTACTACCGCTGGCGTTGGCGTGGCGATTTCTCACCTGACTGAAAGCTATCTGGCGGTCGATAACCGCTTTGTGGCGGTGGCGACCTACGTTATCGGCATGGCGTTACTGACGATGGTGATGGGTAACGCTTTTGCCGCCTTCCCGATTGTGACCGCCGGGATAGGTATTCCGATTCTGATTTTGCAACACGGCGGCAATCCGGCGGTGATGGCGGCTATCGGTATGTTCTCCGGTTATTGCGGCACGCTGATGACGCCGATGGCGGCTAACTTTAATATTGTCCCGGTGGCGCTGCTGGAACTGCCCGATCGCAACGCGGTGATCAAAGCTCAGGTGCCAACCGGCGTGCTATTGTTAATAGTTAACGTATTCCTGCTCTATTTCCTGATGTTCCTGTGAGGGTGTAATGAAAACGGTACTGATTACCGCATTTGAGCCATTTGGTGGCGAACAGATCAACCCGTCCTGGGAAGCGGTGCGTCAGCTTAATGAGCAATTGCTCGGCGGGGCAAAAATTGTCGCCCGCCAGCTACCTTGTGTGTTTGGCGAAGCGCTGAAAGCGCTGTACAAGGAGATGGATGAGCTGCAACCGGCTCTGGTGATTGCCGTGGGCCAGGCGGGCGGGCGCAGTGATATCAGCATCGAACGTGTGGCAATCAATGTCGATGATGCGCGAATCCCGGATAATCAGCAAAACCAGCCGATTGATGAGCCGATTGTGGCCGGGGGGCCAGCGGCCTACTTCTCAACGCTACCGATTAAAGCGCTGGTGGAGGGGATACGCGAAGCGGGTATTCCGGCTTCGGTGTCACAAACTGCCGGAACCTATGTCTGTAACCATGTGATGTATGGCCTGTTGCACCGGCTGGCAGAGCAGGGCGACGGTGTGCGCGGTGGCTTTATTCATATTCCATATCTGCCGGAACAGGCGGCAAAACTGCCCGGAATGCCGAGTATGGCAGCGGCGACGGTGATTCTGGCGCTGGAAATGGCGATCTCTGTCGCATTAAGAACCGAACAGGATATCCGCCTGGTGGGCGGAGCTACGCATTAAAGCAGGGAGTTGTTATGCCAGAAGGTCCGGAAATTCGACGGGCGGCTGATAAACTGGAGCGCGCCATTCTGGGGAAAAAGCTGACCGAGGTCTGGTTTGCTTACCCGCAACTGAAAACCTACGAGCCTGCACTACTGGGAGAGAAGGTGACGGCGATTGAAACGCGCGGTAAAGCGCTGCTGACCCACTTCTCTAATGGCCTGACGCTGTACAGCCATAATCAACTGTATGGCGTCTGGCGGGTGGTGAAGAGTGGCGCTGAGCCAGAGACCAATCGCGTGTTACGCGTGCGGCTGGCCAGTAAGGATCAGGCTATTTTGTTGTACAGCGCCTCGGATATTGAGCTGCTGAATAGCGAAACGCTGGCGACGCATCCGTTTTTACAACGCGTTGGGCCGGACGTGCTGGATATGAGCCTCACCACCCAGCAGGTCGAGCAGCGACTGCTGTCGACACGTTTTCGTCGACGGCAGTTCAGTGGTCTGTTACTGGATCAGGCATTTCTGGCCGGACTGGGCAATTACCTGCGCGCTGAGATTCTCTGGCAGGCGCAGTTGTTGCCGCAACATAAAGCGCAGGATTTAGCGCCGGAACAGCTGGCGGCTTTTGCTGATGCACTGCTGGCCATCCCTCGTCACTCTTATCAGATGCGCGGCACCATGGATGAAAATGTTCATCACGGTGCGGCCTTCCGCTTTAAGGTATTTCACCGCACCGGTAAACCCTGTGAGCGTTGCGGCACCACCATTGAAAAGAGCACGCTGTCATCGCGGCCATTTTATTGGTGTCCGGGATGCCAGCATTAAGAGTTGCCGTAAGTGTGTAATATTTGCCTGATCGCTCAGTTCAGGCAAACCTCATTGTGTGATATCAGTTACCATCTGATTTAATTGATTTTTTCCTTTCTCCAGAACTCTATATGATCAAAAGACTTGGAGCTTTGATTATCAGGAGTTTATCTATGGCTAACAACGGTCTGAGATTTAACGGAGAACGGCGCGATGCCGTCAGTCAGAATTATCATTTGGGCAATGGCTACCGCGCGTATAATCCAGCAACGATGCGTTTTAACTGCCCGGCCAGCTGGAGCCCGTTTGGCGCGGGCGGCATTAATCCGTATGCATATTGTGCCGGCGACCCGGTTAACCGGGCCGATCCATCAGGTCATTTCAGCTGGCAGGCCGGGCTGGGAATGGGGCTGGGAATTCTTGGTATTATCGCGGCAATTTTTACCGGCGGCGCTTCGATTGCTGCGGCAGGGAGCCTTAGCGTAGCACTGGCTGGCGCTGAAACGATGACATTAGCCATCGGCACCTCAGCCTTTGTAGCCGATGTGACCGGAGTCGGCAGTTCCGCCATTGAGCAGAGTCGCCCGCAAGCATCAGCAGTTCTGGGCTGGCTCTCTTTTGCCGGCGGAATGCTCAGTTGTGGCGTTGCGCTGGGCGCGGGTGGATACCGTATGCTCAATGAGGCCAGCAGCGAATTAAGGCAGCGGCTGGGAAATATCCGGGAAGTCGGGCTGAGCGGACGTGGGGCAGCTGGCGGTTCCGCCCTGATCCGCTCCAGCTCCCTGACCGATTTTAATACGCTATACCGCTATGATCAGCGCTCACCCAGGGAAATCATGAGTTCGGGTTTTCAGGGAACCAGAACCCATTTTACGCGACATGTTTATGCTGCTTTCCAGCAAGAAACGGTATTTTCCAGTCGGACGCTAGCCGGTGTGAATGAATTTCACAGTATTATCCAGGATGAATTATATTCTCAGGGATTCAGAGAGTTCACCCATAATCCCAACCGATATTTTTTACTGTATAAGATTAACCCGCAAGGCAGGAACTTCGTTGATTTCTCCAGCGAGTACCTGGTAAAAGGGAAAAGATTTATTAAAGAAATCGCCAGAAATAGTGATATGCATATTTACGGCCATTTGAATTTTTCGGATCTCACCTACAAAAGTCTGCGTTACAAAATACCCGACTCATTTGTTTGGGTGCGTGAGGTTCAGATTCAGGGGCCAATCACCCCCGATAAAATCACGCCAGTTTTCCCACGTCGGCTTGATTATCTGGATCTGGCCTGGTGGTAATGATGCCAGCCTGGCTGACTGCAATGAGCCAGCACTCGATACGCAACAGCAAAAAAAATCCGTAATCCAACGGGATTACGGATTTCTGTTGATAACGATAACGCTGAGGTTATTTTTTCTTCAGCTGTGAAGAGAAATCACGCTTATCGTAACCGGTATACAGCTGACGTGGACGGGCAATTTTAATGCCGTCATCGTGCATCTCTTTCCAGTGAGCAATCCAGCCTACGGTACGCGCCATCGCAAAGATCACGGTGAACATCGAAGAAGGAATACCCATCGCTTTCAGAATAATGCCAGAATAGAAATCGACGTTTGGATAGAGTTTACGCTCGATAAAGTACGGGTCGTTCAGCGCAATATGTTCCAGCTCCATCGCTACTTCCAGCAGGTCATCTTTCATACCCAGCTCGTTCAGCACTTCGTGACAGGTTTCACGCATCACGGTCGCACGCGGATCGTAATTTTTGTAAACGCGATGGCCAAAGCCCATCAGGCGGAAAGAGTCATTTTTGTCTTTCGCACGTTTAACAAACTCAGGAATATGGTCAACGTTGCTGATCTCTTCCAGCATGCGCAGGCAGGCTTCATTGGCTCCACCGTGAGCGGGTCCCCACAGTGAGGCGATGCCTGCCGCGATACAGGCAAAGGGATTCGCTCCGGAGGAACCTGCGGTACGCACCGTTGAAGTAGAGGCATTCTGCTCGTGATCGGCATGCAGTACCAGAATACGATCCATTGCGCGTTCCAGCACCGGATTAACCTTGTACTCTTCGCACGGGGTAGAGAACATCATGTTCAGGAAGTTACCCGCGTAAGAGAGGTCATTACGTGGATAGACAAACGGCTGGCCGATAGAATATTTGTAGCACATCGCGGCGACGGTCGGCATTTTCGACAGCAGGCGGAAGGCGGCGATTTCACGGTGGCGCTCGATGTTAACGTCTAAGGAGTCATGATAAAACGCCGCCAGTGCACCGGTAACACCGCACATCACTGCCATCGGATGAGAATCACGGCGGAAGCCCATAAACAGACGATTAATCTGCTCATGAATCATCGTATGGCGGGTTACGGTCGTGCGGAATTCATCAAATTCCGCCTGAGTTGGCGCTTCACCGTTCAGCAGGATATAGCAGACTTCGAGGTAGTTAGAGTGCAGAGCTAACTGGTCAATCGGGAAACCGCGATGCAGCAGAATGCCTTCTTCACCATCGATATAGGTGATTTTGGATTCACAGGATGCAGTAGACGTAAAGCCAGGGTCAAACGTGAACAGGCCTTTTGAACCCAGGCTTCGGATATCGATTTCGTCTTCGCCAAGCGTACCTTTAAGTACGTCCAGCTCAATCGGAGCTTCGCCTTCCAGGGTTAGTGTCGCTTTTTTATCAGCCATTTACAGTCTCCTTAGCGCCTTATTTGTAGGGATCTTTGACACCTGATTGGCCATCATACCTTGGGCTGCCTGCGAAGAAATGCAGTCTATCGCCTCTGTGACATATTTTATCTTGCAGGGTACAGAGCGATGGGCGCGTACAAGCGAGGGTCCGGCAGGCATGAAATGCTGCGTTACACGGTTGTTAAAGATCCGGTCTGGTCATTATTTTCTCGTAACCTTTATCTGATGCTTTTGAGTAGCTCACTCAATCACTGTTACATAACTTGTGCTTAGGGGAAAGTGTATCCCCATAACTTTTGTGCATCATAGGGTTTTCAATCCCTCGTTTGTAACAGGAATGTTGAACTTTTGTCAAATCAGATAATTAAATTTGTATAAATTGTGAAAACCGTGAGGTTGATCACTGTTCGACCTAAATTATACCAAAGAGATTGTAGGGGAATTGTAATCAGAATGTGATCCCCCTATACTTCGGCCAGGTCTCCGGAACACCCTGCAGTAGGAGCCACCCAGCGTTTCATACGCGTCGTTTTGACACTGGACGTTGTAGTTTAAGTGCCTGGCGCAGTGCTTTATTGTTAACGCTGTCTGACCCCCCTTCAGGACCGGAGGAAGCAAAATAAGAAAAGCTGTGTGGGCAAAACCGTGAAAAAACAAAGACCTGTCAACTTGGATCTCACTACGATCCGGTTTCCCGTTACTGCAATAGCGTCCATTCTCCACCGCGTCTCCGGCGTGATCACCTTCGTGGCGGTCGGTATTCTGCTATGGCTACTTGGTCTCTCTCTCTCATCACCCGAAGGCTTCCTGCAGGCATCCGCCGTCATGGACAGCTTTATCGTTAAATTCATCGTATGGGGCATTCTTACCGCGCTGGCATATCACATTGCCGGTGGCATCCGCCATATGCTGATGGATTTTGGTTACCTCGGCGAAACCTTACAAATTGGTACGCGTTCTGCCCAGGTGACTTTTGGTATCACCGTCGTGCTTTCAATTCTGGCTGGAGTCCTCGTATGGTAAGCAATGCTTCTGCACTGGGGCGCAACGGCGTACATGACTGGCTGCTGTTACGTGCCGCTGCCATGGTTATTACCCTTTATGTGCTCTATATCCTCGGTTTCCTGGTGGTGTCAGATACGCTGACCTACGACATCTGGCGTGGATTTTTTGCCTCCTCCTTCACCAAGGTGTTCACGCTCCTGACGCTGTTATCCATTCTGGTGCATGGCTGGATTGGTATGTGGCAGGTGCTGACTGACTACGTTAAGCCGGTTGCGCTGCGCTTAATGTTGCAACTGGTGGTAGTGGTTGCACTGTTGGTCTATGCAATTTATGGAACTGTTGTGGTTTGGGGTGCTTAATGAAATTGCCAGTCAGA contains the following coding sequences:
- the pxpC gene encoding 5-oxoprolinase subunit PxpC, translating into MLTILRAGISTSIQDAGRTGWRQYGIALNGALDIPAMKTANLLVGNAQDSAVLEITLGQFSAEFGRDGWIALTGAGCHASIDGKPVWTGWRTAVKAGQTLTLAKPVHGMRSYLALDGGFDIPPLLGSVSTDLKAGFGGQHGRRVEDGDQLPLGQPTDRFRKAAGVRQLLWGNRLRALPGPEYHEFSRESQEAFWRTSWKLSPQSNRMGYRLQGRILARDSDRELLSHGLLPGVIQVPPNGQPIVLMSDAQTTGGYPRIACVIEADLYHLAQIRLGEPIHFVHCTLDEALKAKQQQQRAIDQMVWGLEDEN
- the pxpA gene encoding 5-oxoprolinase subunit PxpA, which codes for MKIDLNADLGEGSGSDQQLLQLVTSANIACGFHAGDAQTMLQSVRWALESGVAIGAHPSFPDRENFGRTAMQLPPETVYAQVVYQIGALKAIVESEGGKLVHVKPHGMLYNQAAVDSQLADAIARAVQAVDPSLILVGLANSELIGAAERLGLVARQEVFADRGYQADGTLVPRSQPGAIIESEQQAIEQTLNMVQHGKVLSISGEEVAVRADSVCLHGDGAHALVFARRLRAAFAEQHISVTSQQ
- a CDS encoding DUF969 domain-containing protein translates to METAVNLWPLIGIAAIIIGFLLRFNPVLVVIASGLITGIAANMPIDTILEKLGSGFLNTRNLALILLLPLAVIGLVERHGLKERAQGWIAHIKSATAGRLLIVYLFVREATAALGLTSLGGHPQMVRPLLAPMAEGAAQSRYGELPPQVRYRLRAMSAATDNVGLFFGEDIFVAFGAIIFMHNFMLESGGIQTEPLHIALWGIPTAICAFIIHAVRLHRLDKTLAAELASLNAQAQQAKGDR
- a CDS encoding DUF979 domain-containing protein, with protein sequence MFQQQYLFWLAGVILLIVAIMSWRDKANPRRLTTGLFWGLYGLVFLIGDWAYSLMNQFAGSAAEGQRWLNITVGVLVVIMALVAGLGGVKLGRYHQRTDEQRKESASRLGNKLFLPALSIPIVTVVGVLSFNYIPGLKEAFFGEGNHSTLITLFSMAVGCIVGWLVAMKLTREAPAQSLQEARRLLDSIGWAFILPQILATLGLLFTTAGVGVAISHLTESYLAVDNRFVAVATYVIGMALLTMVMGNAFAAFPIVTAGIGIPILILQHGGNPAVMAAIGMFSGYCGTLMTPMAANFNIVPVALLELPDRNAVIKAQVPTGVLLLIVNVFLLYFLMFL
- the pcp gene encoding pyroglutamyl-peptidase I → MKTVLITAFEPFGGEQINPSWEAVRQLNEQLLGGAKIVARQLPCVFGEALKALYKEMDELQPALVIAVGQAGGRSDISIERVAINVDDARIPDNQQNQPIDEPIVAGGPAAYFSTLPIKALVEGIREAGIPASVSQTAGTYVCNHVMYGLLHRLAEQGDGVRGGFIHIPYLPEQAAKLPGMPSMAAATVILALEMAISVALRTEQDIRLVGGATH
- the nei gene encoding endonuclease VIII; this translates as MPEGPEIRRAADKLERAILGKKLTEVWFAYPQLKTYEPALLGEKVTAIETRGKALLTHFSNGLTLYSHNQLYGVWRVVKSGAEPETNRVLRVRLASKDQAILLYSASDIELLNSETLATHPFLQRVGPDVLDMSLTTQQVEQRLLSTRFRRRQFSGLLLDQAFLAGLGNYLRAEILWQAQLLPQHKAQDLAPEQLAAFADALLAIPRHSYQMRGTMDENVHHGAAFRFKVFHRTGKPCERCGTTIEKSTLSSRPFYWCPGCQH
- a CDS encoding RHS repeat-associated core domain-containing protein — its product is MANNGLRFNGERRDAVSQNYHLGNGYRAYNPATMRFNCPASWSPFGAGGINPYAYCAGDPVNRADPSGHFSWQAGLGMGLGILGIIAAIFTGGASIAAAGSLSVALAGAETMTLAIGTSAFVADVTGVGSSAIEQSRPQASAVLGWLSFAGGMLSCGVALGAGGYRMLNEASSELRQRLGNIREVGLSGRGAAGGSALIRSSSLTDFNTLYRYDQRSPREIMSSGFQGTRTHFTRHVYAAFQQETVFSSRTLAGVNEFHSIIQDELYSQGFREFTHNPNRYFLLYKINPQGRNFVDFSSEYLVKGKRFIKEIARNSDMHIYGHLNFSDLTYKSLRYKIPDSFVWVREVQIQGPITPDKITPVFPRRLDYLDLAWW
- a CDS encoding citrate synthase; the encoded protein is MADKKATLTLEGEAPIELDVLKGTLGEDEIDIRSLGSKGLFTFDPGFTSTASCESKITYIDGEEGILLHRGFPIDQLALHSNYLEVCYILLNGEAPTQAEFDEFRTTVTRHTMIHEQINRLFMGFRRDSHPMAVMCGVTGALAAFYHDSLDVNIERHREIAAFRLLSKMPTVAAMCYKYSIGQPFVYPRNDLSYAGNFLNMMFSTPCEEYKVNPVLERAMDRILVLHADHEQNASTSTVRTAGSSGANPFACIAAGIASLWGPAHGGANEACLRMLEEISNVDHIPEFVKRAKDKNDSFRLMGFGHRVYKNYDPRATVMRETCHEVLNELGMKDDLLEVAMELEHIALNDPYFIERKLYPNVDFYSGIILKAMGIPSSMFTVIFAMARTVGWIAHWKEMHDDGIKIARPRQLYTGYDKRDFSSQLKKK
- the sdhC gene encoding succinate dehydrogenase cytochrome b556 subunit is translated as MGKTVKKQRPVNLDLTTIRFPVTAIASILHRVSGVITFVAVGILLWLLGLSLSSPEGFLQASAVMDSFIVKFIVWGILTALAYHIAGGIRHMLMDFGYLGETLQIGTRSAQVTFGITVVLSILAGVLVW
- the sdhD gene encoding succinate dehydrogenase membrane anchor subunit; its protein translation is MVSNASALGRNGVHDWLLLRAAAMVITLYVLYILGFLVVSDTLTYDIWRGFFASSFTKVFTLLTLLSILVHGWIGMWQVLTDYVKPVALRLMLQLVVVVALLVYAIYGTVVVWGA